In Brevibacillus brevis NBRC 100599, a single genomic region encodes these proteins:
- a CDS encoding ArsR/SmtB family transcription factor, which translates to MKILNIGSERTTYRVELSYSPLFEAALGIAAATYDQLHHTMEHPPTYWRQLLDELSPSVRQEVNYAKEHNTWKTLLQLLDLCPFADLDSFLSYVRELSIEQLRYEALPYLGENRQEARRKAAQGSKDDCAALQEACSAHLFFESYIEHITSVDGEVLRSHILGLMEGWYTTHIKPHEEKIVRMLERDWSQKQSKLGKLNPEAFVEYATGSSYLPEPAVTRVLLIPQAIYRPWTVQADAVGTKIFYYPVADENLHDAVDPYQPPPSLVQALKALGDEHRLRMVKMLAEKDLSLQEITDQLSMAKSTVHHHLSMLRSAHLVEIAGSRYRLRRHTLDKLPLLWDEFLDRSTP; encoded by the coding sequence ATGAAGATTTTGAACATTGGCAGTGAACGAACGACCTATCGGGTTGAGCTCTCGTATTCTCCTTTATTCGAAGCTGCCTTGGGAATCGCTGCCGCTACCTACGACCAATTGCATCACACGATGGAGCACCCTCCTACCTACTGGCGTCAACTGTTGGACGAGCTATCACCTTCTGTACGACAAGAGGTCAACTATGCGAAGGAGCACAACACGTGGAAGACGCTTTTGCAACTGCTCGATCTTTGCCCTTTCGCTGATCTGGATTCCTTTCTCTCGTATGTCAGAGAGCTCTCAATCGAACAGCTCCGATACGAAGCCCTCCCTTACCTCGGTGAAAATAGGCAGGAAGCACGGCGGAAGGCTGCACAAGGAAGCAAGGATGATTGCGCCGCTTTACAGGAAGCGTGCAGCGCACATCTCTTTTTTGAATCGTATATCGAACATATTACTTCCGTTGATGGAGAAGTGCTGCGGAGTCATATTCTCGGATTGATGGAAGGCTGGTATACCACTCACATCAAGCCACATGAGGAAAAAATCGTTCGCATGCTAGAACGGGATTGGTCGCAAAAACAAAGCAAGCTAGGAAAGCTCAACCCCGAAGCCTTTGTGGAGTATGCGACGGGATCGAGCTACCTCCCAGAGCCTGCCGTGACACGCGTACTGCTGATTCCGCAAGCGATCTACCGCCCGTGGACCGTACAGGCCGATGCTGTCGGTACGAAAATTTTTTATTACCCTGTTGCCGACGAAAATTTGCACGATGCTGTAGATCCTTATCAGCCACCCCCTTCACTGGTGCAAGCCTTAAAAGCACTCGGAGATGAGCACAGGCTGCGCATGGTCAAAATGCTCGCGGAAAAGGACCTGAGCCTGCAAGAGATAACCGATCAACTCTCTATGGCGAAATCGACAGTACACCATCATCTGTCCATGCTGCGGTCTGCCCATCTCGTTGAAATAGCAGGCTCCCGTTACAGACTCCGCCGTCATACGCTGGACAAGCTTCCCCTGTTATGGGATGAATTCCTGGACAGGAGCACCCCATGA
- a CDS encoding homocysteine synthase → MSDQQQWKPETLAVHGGQEVDPVTGSRAVPIYQTTSYVFRDTEHAANLFGLKEFGNIYTRIMNPTQDVFEKRVALLEGGVGALATASGQAAITFAILNIAHAGDEIVASSSLYGGTYNLFAHTLPRLGIKVHFADQSNPENFRAYINEKTKAVFCETIGNPRIDVADIEAIARIAHENGVPLIVDNTFATPILCRPFEHGADIVVHSTTKFIGGHGTAIGGIIVDSGKFDWNNGKFPGLTKPDPSYHGVVYTEAVGPLAYIIKARVQLQRDIGAAVAPINSFLFLQGLETLHLRIERHSQNALAVAQFLANHSAVEWVSYPGLESDSQRELAQKYLPKGAGAILTFGIRGGVEAGKTLIESVKLFSHLANVGDSKSLIIHPASTTHQQMTEEEQAAAGVTPGLIRLSVGTEAIDDILSDLEQALQRALQLSTVG, encoded by the coding sequence ATGTCCGATCAACAACAATGGAAGCCAGAAACACTTGCGGTACACGGTGGGCAGGAGGTTGACCCTGTAACAGGCTCACGTGCTGTTCCGATCTATCAGACGACCTCCTATGTTTTCCGCGATACGGAGCATGCAGCCAACCTGTTTGGCCTAAAAGAGTTTGGGAACATCTATACGCGCATCATGAATCCCACACAGGATGTATTTGAGAAGCGTGTTGCCCTGCTCGAAGGTGGTGTTGGTGCACTCGCGACCGCATCCGGGCAGGCTGCCATTACATTTGCCATCTTAAATATTGCACATGCGGGTGACGAGATTGTCGCTTCCAGCAGCCTCTACGGCGGTACCTACAACCTGTTCGCTCACACGCTTCCCCGCCTCGGTATCAAGGTTCATTTTGCAGATCAATCCAATCCGGAAAATTTCCGGGCCTATATCAATGAAAAGACAAAAGCCGTGTTTTGCGAGACAATCGGCAACCCGCGCATTGATGTCGCTGATATCGAGGCGATCGCCCGTATTGCTCACGAGAATGGTGTGCCGTTGATCGTGGACAACACTTTTGCGACTCCGATTTTGTGCCGTCCTTTTGAGCACGGGGCCGATATCGTCGTGCACTCCACCACCAAATTCATCGGCGGCCACGGAACAGCAATTGGCGGTATCATCGTAGACTCAGGAAAATTCGACTGGAACAACGGAAAATTCCCAGGTCTGACTAAACCAGATCCAAGCTACCATGGCGTCGTCTATACAGAAGCAGTCGGTCCGCTTGCCTATATTATCAAGGCACGTGTCCAGCTCCAGCGCGATATCGGAGCAGCAGTCGCTCCGATCAACTCCTTCTTGTTCCTGCAAGGATTAGAAACTCTGCATCTGCGCATCGAGCGGCATAGCCAGAACGCCTTGGCAGTAGCCCAGTTTCTCGCCAATCACTCTGCCGTAGAGTGGGTGAGTTATCCGGGATTGGAGTCAGACTCCCAGCGTGAATTGGCCCAAAAATATTTGCCAAAAGGTGCTGGCGCGATCCTGACCTTTGGCATTCGCGGTGGTGTTGAGGCAGGAAAAACATTGATCGAGTCAGTGAAGCTGTTCTCCCATCTCGCAAATGTAGGAGATTCCAAGTCACTTATCATTCATCCAGCGAGCACAACACATCAGCAGATGACAGAAGAAGAGCAGGCAGCAGCCGGAGTGACCCCGGGGCTTATTCGTCTCTCAGTCGGCACAGAAGCGATCGACGATATCCTCTCTGATCTGGAGCAAGCACTACAGCGTGCGTTGCAATTATCCACGGTCGGTTAA
- a CDS encoding rhodanese-like domain-containing protein — protein MSHGVKEMTPQELLEKLEAKEELQVIDVREVDEWNAGHIKEAKLIPLGFLPHRIDELDKNIPIVMVCRSGARSNTATEYLSAQGYDVANMVGGMLAWPGEVEQ, from the coding sequence ATGAGCCATGGAGTAAAGGAAATGACACCACAAGAGCTGTTGGAAAAGCTGGAAGCCAAAGAGGAACTGCAAGTCATTGATGTACGTGAAGTGGATGAGTGGAATGCAGGTCACATTAAAGAGGCAAAGCTGATCCCGCTTGGCTTTTTGCCACATCGTATCGATGAGCTGGATAAGAACATTCCGATTGTGATGGTTTGCCGCAGTGGTGCCAGAAGCAATACAGCTACAGAGTATTTGAGTGCACAAGGGTATGACGTGGCGAATATGGTTGGCGGCATGCTCGCATGGCCAGGTGAAGTGGAACAATAA
- a CDS encoding SCO family protein: MSEGAQLQQESAMKKHWFPVLAGIIILAIVGVFGYNYMTKEKIEVLKPIADFTLDNSDGTTYTFHSSAGKVRLVEFMFTKCPDICPATTFNMAKLQDQLKEKGLFGDKVEFVSISFDPDNDTPEVLQDYAAKFKADQSGWKFLRGDAQAVEKVTKDFGLMVIKQPDGSYAHTARMFLVDGDGNMRRAYGMAANMELEVMMKEMVQLAD; this comes from the coding sequence ATGAGTGAAGGAGCACAATTGCAGCAGGAATCTGCAATGAAGAAACATTGGTTTCCTGTGTTAGCTGGTATTATCATTTTAGCTATCGTCGGAGTATTTGGTTATAATTACATGACAAAAGAGAAGATCGAGGTATTGAAGCCGATTGCAGACTTCACCTTAGACAACAGTGACGGAACAACCTATACATTTCATTCAAGTGCTGGCAAGGTACGACTGGTAGAGTTTATGTTTACCAAGTGCCCGGATATTTGTCCGGCGACTACGTTCAACATGGCCAAGCTGCAAGATCAGTTGAAGGAAAAGGGACTGTTCGGAGACAAAGTGGAGTTTGTTTCCATTTCCTTTGATCCTGATAACGATACGCCGGAAGTCTTGCAGGACTATGCAGCCAAGTTCAAGGCAGATCAGAGTGGCTGGAAGTTCCTGCGTGGGGACGCACAGGCGGTAGAGAAAGTAACGAAGGATTTTGGTCTGATGGTCATTAAGCAGCCAGATGGTTCTTATGCCCATACGGCTCGCATGTTCCTTGTGGATGGAGATGGAAACATGCGTCGCGCGTACGGGATGGCAGCTAACATGGAACTGGAAGTCATGATGAAAGAAATGGTACAGCTCGCTGACTAG
- a CDS encoding YqzG/YhdC family protein, translating into MQTARRLFRYRNMMPLLSTVLFLLIFQPFPTYAEPPYAKWGRLAMQETMKRYPNAQIVDYLHVGRKQKTPTTSEETFKLLLQESNRRWALLVHIEFVNQTEEVVNISYEETR; encoded by the coding sequence GTGCAAACAGCTCGTCGCCTATTTCGCTATCGGAACATGATGCCCCTTCTCTCCACCGTCCTTTTCCTGCTCATCTTTCAACCGTTCCCTACCTATGCCGAGCCTCCCTATGCAAAATGGGGCAGGCTCGCGATGCAGGAAACGATGAAACGATATCCAAACGCTCAAATTGTGGACTACCTGCATGTCGGACGAAAACAAAAAACGCCCACCACGTCAGAAGAGACGTTTAAGCTCTTGCTTCAAGAAAGCAATCGCAGGTGGGCGTTACTCGTTCATATTGAATTCGTGAATCAAACAGAAGAGGTCGTAAACATCTCCTATGAGGAGACCCGCTAG